Proteins from a genomic interval of Pirellulales bacterium:
- a CDS encoding sigma-70 family RNA polymerase sigma factor yields MNKTIMSEQQVRKTSPTKPETAAKAVVTSPLAPSAMSQWSDEDLLDRYCSQGDPKVFGTLVHRYERELYSYLRRYLGDAAMAEDAFQGTFLQVHLKCAQFESGRKFRPWLYTIATNQAIDAQRRNKRHRMVSLDRRQKGDSEEDLGSLSELLVSREAGPAKEADAEERRRWIRDSVGSLPDALKGAITLVYYQGLKYREAAEVLKVPVGTVKSRLHTAITKLNEAWKSAQPSGDR; encoded by the coding sequence ATGAATAAAACGATCATGTCCGAGCAACAGGTTCGCAAGACTTCCCCCACCAAGCCGGAGACGGCTGCGAAAGCAGTGGTCACGAGCCCGCTGGCCCCTTCAGCAATGTCGCAATGGAGCGACGAGGACTTGCTGGATCGCTATTGCAGCCAAGGGGATCCAAAGGTATTTGGAACCTTGGTCCACCGGTATGAGCGCGAGCTTTACAGCTACCTGCGCCGCTACCTGGGGGATGCCGCGATGGCCGAGGACGCATTTCAAGGTACTTTTTTGCAGGTGCATCTGAAATGTGCCCAATTTGAGTCGGGACGGAAGTTTCGGCCGTGGCTTTATACGATTGCCACGAACCAAGCCATTGATGCGCAACGTAGAAACAAAAGACATCGGATGGTCAGCCTGGATCGCCGGCAAAAAGGGGACTCGGAAGAGGACCTGGGCTCGCTTTCCGAGCTGTTGGTCAGCCGCGAGGCTGGGCCGGCGAAGGAAGCCGACGCTGAAGAGCGGCGGCGCTGGATCCGGGATTCGGTCGGTTCGTTGCCCGACGCCTTGAAAGGCGCAATCACTCTGGTTTACTACCAAGGATTGAAATACCGGGAAGCGGCCGAGGTTTTGAAGGTGCCGGTGGGCACGGTGAAGAGCCGGTTGCACACCGCGATCACGAAGCTGAATGAGGCGTGGAAAAGCGCCCAACCAAGCGGGGATCGCTGA
- a CDS encoding DUF6786 family protein, with protein MRSPRRTLLAVFAILFVVPLATGQRTAHAQIKADADMHKKYSAARDFLERHTKVIELTSDNGQRVTICPDLQGRVMTSTLAGEDGSSLGWINYDFIESGKQAASFNNYGGEDRFWLGPEGGQFALWFKLEEKQIVRNWFTPAALNTGAFKVESHDSDSCRMARRVRVTNASEYTFDLDVERTARLLDVKQFESFFGAAAADELRPKQSSSKAPGYVGFETVNSAKNVGPLAWDLNSGLVSIWSLGQFPGGDQTVIILPYKAGSEQELGPAVQSDYFGEVPASRLKVTPSAVLFRADGQYRAKLGVTQTRALPYAGSLDLRIGVLTLVHFTMPEKPTEHHYVNNTWQLRQKNAYSGDVFNTYNDGPAEPGAKAMGGFYELESLGPTRPLAVGETISHTHRTFHIQAESAVLARLLKATLQVDIADLQKFLATP; from the coding sequence ATGCGATCCCCTCGCCGTACGCTCTTAGCGGTTTTCGCAATTCTCTTCGTTGTCCCACTCGCGACTGGCCAGCGCACCGCGCATGCCCAAATCAAGGCCGACGCCGATATGCATAAGAAATACTCCGCAGCCCGTGACTTCTTAGAGCGCCACACGAAAGTCATCGAGCTGACCAGCGATAACGGTCAGCGCGTCACGATCTGCCCCGACCTGCAAGGCCGAGTCATGACCTCGACCCTGGCCGGTGAGGACGGATCAAGCCTGGGCTGGATCAACTACGACTTTATCGAGTCCGGCAAGCAGGCGGCCTCGTTCAACAACTACGGCGGTGAGGATCGATTCTGGCTGGGGCCCGAAGGGGGCCAGTTCGCCCTGTGGTTCAAGCTCGAAGAAAAGCAGATCGTCCGCAACTGGTTCACCCCCGCCGCGCTCAATACCGGCGCGTTCAAGGTCGAGAGCCACGACTCCGACAGTTGCCGCATGGCGCGGCGCGTCCGCGTTACCAACGCTTCGGAATACACGTTCGATCTCGACGTCGAGCGCACGGCACGCCTGCTGGATGTGAAGCAATTCGAATCGTTCTTCGGCGCCGCTGCCGCGGACGAGCTGCGGCCCAAGCAGTCGTCGTCGAAAGCGCCCGGCTACGTCGGCTTCGAGACCGTCAACAGCGCGAAGAATGTCGGCCCGCTCGCTTGGGATTTGAATTCCGGACTGGTCTCGATCTGGTCGCTCGGCCAGTTTCCCGGCGGCGATCAAACCGTGATCATCCTGCCCTACAAGGCTGGCTCGGAACAAGAATTGGGGCCGGCCGTGCAATCGGACTATTTCGGCGAAGTTCCCGCGAGCCGTTTGAAAGTCACGCCTTCGGCGGTCCTGTTCCGTGCCGACGGTCAATATCGGGCCAAGCTGGGCGTCACGCAGACTCGCGCACTTCCTTATGCCGGATCGCTCGATCTGCGCATCGGCGTGTTGACGCTGGTCCACTTCACCATGCCTGAGAAGCCGACCGAACACCACTACGTCAACAACACCTGGCAACTACGGCAGAAGAACGCCTACTCCGGGGACGTCTTCAACACGTATAACGACGGACCTGCCGAGCCAGGCGCCAAGGCGATGGGCGGGTTCTACGAACTAGAATCGCTCGGGCCGACTCGACCCCTGGCCGTCGGCGAAACGATTTCGCACACGCATCGCACGTTTCACATCCAGGCGGAATCGGCGGTCCTGGCCCGCCTGTTGAAAGCCACGCTGCAAGTCGACATTGCCGATCTGCAGAAGTTCCTCGCCACACCGTGA
- a CDS encoding class I SAM-dependent methyltransferase — protein MLSRVLEPEVMDTAAEALDYDAMDHATVNATFVADLLAEYPEAALSTDEGLDVLDIGTGTAQIPIALCRLCPDVRVVAIDLAAAMLHLGRTNVEVAGLTSQIRLDRIDAKQLPYSDCQFQLVISNSIVHHIPSPHDAMAEAVRVLAPGGLIFVRDLLRPVDDATVNHLVATYAAGANDHQRQLFDQSLRAALNLDEARALAESIGLAPNCVTQTSDRHWTLAARRD, from the coding sequence ATGCTCTCTCGCGTACTCGAGCCCGAGGTCATGGATACCGCGGCCGAAGCGCTCGATTACGACGCGATGGATCACGCGACGGTCAACGCCACGTTCGTCGCCGATCTGCTGGCCGAATATCCCGAGGCCGCGCTTTCCACCGACGAGGGACTCGACGTTCTCGACATCGGCACAGGCACGGCGCAAATTCCCATCGCGCTCTGCCGCCTGTGTCCCGACGTGCGAGTGGTGGCCATCGACCTGGCCGCGGCGATGCTGCACCTGGGGCGCACGAATGTCGAAGTGGCCGGCCTCACGAGCCAGATCCGGCTCGATCGGATTGACGCAAAGCAGCTTCCGTATTCAGATTGTCAGTTTCAATTGGTGATCTCGAACAGCATCGTGCATCACATTCCCTCGCCGCATGATGCAATGGCCGAGGCTGTTCGCGTACTCGCGCCCGGCGGTCTGATCTTCGTGCGCGATCTGTTGCGACCCGTCGACGACGCGACAGTGAATCATTTGGTCGCCACGTATGCGGCCGGCGCGAACGATCACCAACGGCAACTGTTCGACCAGTCGTTACGTGCCGCTTTGAATCTCGACGAGGCACGGGCCTTGGCCGAAAGCATTGGTCTTGCGCCGAATTGTGTTACGCAAACCAGCGATCGGCATTGGACACTCGCTGCGCGCAGGGATTAG